In one Candidatus Rokuibacteriota bacterium genomic region, the following are encoded:
- a CDS encoding transposase, with protein RLMQALVTELAAVVAAVGSYRQAIDDFFATMPAAAWARTLPVGEHGVTVPTLWARLGDAPGRWESFRHLQAQAGMVPVTVRSGKLVVVQFRFACDKQLRYAVDQLAWLSLQRSERPVAKSGRLRHGDGGRPTGRPPPESIHVGLHEAAGRVKSCAAPCVSVGRVHFQ; from the coding sequence CGGCTGATGCAGGCCCTGGTCACGGAGTTGGCCGCGGTCGTGGCGGCGGTGGGCAGTTATCGACAGGCGATCGACGATTTTTTCGCGACCATGCCGGCGGCGGCGTGGGCCCGGACGCTGCCGGTCGGTGAGCACGGGGTGACGGTGCCCACGCTGTGGGCCCGCCTGGGCGATGCCCCCGGGCGGTGGGAGTCGTTTCGGCATCTGCAGGCGCAAGCCGGGATGGTGCCGGTTACCGTGCGGAGTGGGAAACTGGTGGTGGTGCAGTTCCGCTTCGCCTGCGACAAGCAGCTGCGCTACGCCGTGGACCAGTTGGCGTGGCTGTCCCTGCAGCGCAGTGAGCGGCCGGTGGCCAAGTCTGGCAGGTTACGTCACGGTGACGGGGGCCGACCGACGGGGCGACCGCCGCCGGAGAGCATTCATGTCGGCTTGCATGAAGCGGCTGGCCGTGTCAAGTCGTGTGCCGCCCCGTGTGTCTCGGTTGGGCGTGTTCACTTCCAATGA
- a CDS encoding formate--tetrahydrofolate ligase, whose product MPTSTPSRHDASRPRPIADVAGELGLADAEWVPYGRYAAKVLLPAIEARRSRPDGRLVVISSLTPTPAGDGKTTMAIGLAQALCRTGARAVVALREPSIGPTLGLKGGGTGGGRSQVLPGDEINLHFTGDLHAIGAAHNLLAAALDSHLHHGNALGIDPRRVLWKRALDLNDRALRHIVLGLGGPADGVPREGGFLITAASEIMAVLCLAEDLADLRQRLGRIIVALTHEGRPVAAEALGVAGAMAALLRHAIHPNLAQTLEGTPALIHGGPFGNIAHGCNSVVATRMALRLGEICLTEAGFGSDLGAEKFFDIKCRAAGLRPDAALLVVSTRALKYHGGVPVTALAAENLDALGRGLDNLDAHVEGLRQFGVPLLVGLNRYPTDTGGEHRVVIDHCARLGVAAHVADVFEKGGAGGQELARALLTLLASEPSRFAPLYALDLPVKAKLDLIARRVYGADGVVYAARGERQIAEIEALGHGGLPVCVAKTPRSLSDDPTLLGRPRDFRLTVNEVEVSAGAGFIVALAGDVQTMPGLPRHPNAEAVDVAADGSITGLA is encoded by the coding sequence ATGCCGACCTCGACCCCGTCCCGGCACGACGCTAGCCGGCCGCGCCCCATCGCGGACGTGGCGGGGGAGCTGGGTCTGGCCGACGCCGAGTGGGTGCCCTACGGGCGGTACGCGGCCAAGGTGCTGCTCCCTGCGATCGAGGCTCGCCGCTCGCGCCCCGATGGCCGCCTCGTGGTCATCTCCTCCCTCACGCCGACGCCGGCCGGGGACGGCAAGACCACCATGGCCATCGGGCTCGCCCAGGCGCTCTGCCGGACGGGCGCGCGCGCCGTGGTCGCGCTCCGCGAGCCGTCCATCGGCCCCACGCTCGGGCTCAAGGGCGGCGGCACCGGCGGCGGCCGCTCGCAGGTCCTGCCCGGTGACGAGATCAACCTGCATTTCACGGGCGACCTCCACGCCATCGGCGCCGCGCACAACCTGCTGGCGGCCGCGCTGGACAGCCACCTCCATCACGGCAACGCCCTCGGGATCGATCCGCGCCGCGTCCTCTGGAAGCGCGCGCTCGACCTCAACGACCGGGCGCTTCGCCACATCGTGCTGGGTCTGGGCGGACCGGCCGACGGCGTCCCCCGCGAGGGGGGGTTCCTCATCACCGCCGCCTCCGAGATCATGGCCGTGCTCTGCCTGGCCGAGGACCTGGCCGATCTGCGGCAGCGGCTCGGGCGCATCATCGTGGCGCTGACGCATGAAGGCCGGCCCGTCGCCGCCGAAGCCCTCGGCGTGGCGGGCGCCATGGCGGCGCTCCTCCGCCACGCGATCCACCCCAACCTGGCGCAGACGCTCGAGGGGACGCCGGCCCTCATCCACGGCGGGCCATTCGGGAACATCGCGCACGGCTGCAACTCGGTGGTCGCCACCCGGATGGCGCTCAGGCTGGGGGAGATCTGCCTCACGGAGGCGGGCTTCGGCAGCGACCTCGGGGCCGAGAAGTTCTTCGACATCAAGTGCCGGGCGGCGGGCCTCCGGCCGGACGCCGCGCTCCTGGTGGTCTCGACCCGCGCGCTCAAGTACCACGGCGGGGTGCCGGTGACGGCGCTGGCGGCGGAGAACCTCGACGCCCTGGGGCGAGGGCTCGACAACCTCGACGCCCACGTGGAGGGGCTCCGCCAGTTCGGGGTGCCGCTCCTGGTGGGCCTCAACCGGTACCCGACCGACACCGGGGGCGAGCACCGGGTCGTCATCGACCATTGCGCGCGCCTCGGCGTGGCCGCCCACGTGGCGGACGTCTTCGAGAAGGGGGGCGCGGGCGGCCAGGAGCTGGCGCGCGCGCTCCTGACGCTGCTGGCCTCCGAGCCCTCCCGCTTCGCCCCGCTCTACGCCCTGGACTTGCCGGTGAAGGCCAAGCTCGACCTGATCGCGCGGCGGGTGTACGGGGCCGACGGAGTCGTCTACGCGGCCCGCGGCGAGCGACAGATCGCCGAGATCGAGGCGCTCGGCCACGGCGGGCTCCCGGTCTGCGTGGCCAAGACGCCCCGCTCGCTCTCGGACGACCCGACGTTGCTGGGCCGGCCGCGGGACTTCCGGCTCACCGTCAACGAGGTCGAGGTCTCAGCGGGGGCCGGGTTCATCGTGGCGCTCGCCGGGGATGTCCAGACCATGCCGGGCCTGCCGCGCCATCCCAACGCGGAGGCGGTGGACGTCGCCGCCGACGGCTCCATCACCGGGCTCGCGTAG
- a CDS encoding acyl-CoA thioesterase: MPATTHVRVRYKDTDTMSVVYYGNYLTYFEVGRVEYLRQAGLPMAQVDRRIHMPVVEALVRYVKPARLDALLGVTCRVSERKRASFTFSYEIRDEASDLIATGYTRHACWDPATRKMIAIPAWLREVMPDADLDPVPARR, translated from the coding sequence ATGCCGGCCACGACCCACGTCCGCGTGCGCTACAAGGACACCGACACCATGTCGGTGGTCTATTACGGCAACTACCTCACCTATTTCGAGGTGGGGCGGGTGGAATACCTGCGGCAGGCGGGCCTGCCGATGGCCCAGGTGGACCGCCGGATCCACATGCCCGTGGTCGAGGCCCTCGTGCGGTACGTGAAGCCGGCCCGCCTCGACGCGCTGCTCGGCGTCACCTGCCGCGTGAGCGAGCGCAAGCGGGCGAGCTTCACCTTCTCCTACGAGATCCGCGACGAGGCCTCCGACCTGATCGCCACCGGGTACACGCGACACGCCTGCTGGGACCCGGCGACCCGGAAGATGATCGCCATCCCTGCCTGGCTCCGGGAGGTCATGCCCGATGCCGACCTCGACCCCGTCCCGGCACGACGCTAG
- a CDS encoding ATP-binding protein, giving the protein MAAEEVKETPEPPANGGQQWAIQRRIEDVFAKLGEKFGDLSGRVVVVIKPETSFDDIGGLAQAKAAVRAFATALTDPELYRKWGITPPKGLLLYGPPGTGKSMLASALATTAGAIFYHLKLMNLTSKFGPNTGELLQEILGIAKGEGKAVVFLDEANALSLEHLLSPAQAREASARLVAALCEKMDSLDDFSPMIIVAATNRTDSVDPTLVAPGRLDRLVEVSVPDGPAQQEILQLAKARAEHAAGRTLFESLDFRSLLPPMGGMSGAEISEVLRRALEQKVSAAGEGRDAGLVTTQDLLQQIDAYRRIREVVEKIRYGQYL; this is encoded by the coding sequence GTGGCCGCCGAGGAGGTCAAGGAGACCCCCGAGCCGCCGGCGAACGGCGGACAGCAGTGGGCGATCCAGCGCCGCATCGAGGACGTCTTCGCGAAGCTCGGGGAGAAGTTCGGCGACCTGAGCGGACGGGTCGTCGTCGTCATCAAGCCGGAGACTTCGTTCGACGACATCGGCGGCCTGGCCCAGGCCAAGGCGGCGGTGCGCGCCTTCGCCACGGCGCTGACGGATCCCGAACTCTACCGCAAGTGGGGTATCACCCCGCCCAAGGGCCTGCTCCTCTACGGTCCGCCCGGCACCGGCAAGTCCATGCTCGCGAGCGCGCTGGCCACGACCGCAGGGGCAATCTTCTACCACCTGAAGCTGATGAACCTCACCTCCAAGTTCGGCCCGAACACGGGCGAGCTCCTGCAGGAGATCCTGGGGATCGCCAAGGGCGAGGGGAAGGCCGTGGTGTTCCTGGACGAGGCCAACGCGCTGTCGCTCGAGCACCTGCTCTCGCCCGCCCAGGCCCGGGAGGCGAGCGCGCGCCTGGTGGCGGCGCTCTGCGAGAAGATGGACAGCCTCGACGACTTCTCGCCGATGATCATCGTCGCCGCCACCAACCGGACGGACTCGGTGGATCCCACGCTGGTGGCCCCGGGCCGGCTCGACCGGCTCGTGGAGGTGAGCGTGCCCGACGGGCCCGCCCAGCAGGAGATCCTGCAGCTCGCGAAGGCGCGCGCCGAGCACGCCGCCGGGCGCACGCTCTTCGAGAGCCTGGACTTCCGCTCGCTCCTCCCCCCCATGGGCGGCATGAGCGGGGCCGAGATCTCGGAGGTGCTCCGGCGCGCGCTCGAGCAGAAGGTGTCCGCCGCGGGGGAGGGGCGGGACGCGGGGCTCGTCACCACCCAGGACCTGCTCCAGCAGATCGACGCCTACCGCCGCATCCGCGAGGTCGTCGAGAAGATCCGCTACGGCCAGTACTTGTAG
- a CDS encoding bifunctional nuclease family protein → MRGHGAIATLGLVVVCGVALLAAGGKSEAPSPKPLGPQEVEVVGLLLSPSTHQPTVVLQGKRDRRTFAMAIGAAEATGIAFPLQNLTPPRPLTHDLFLTLFGRLNVSVKKAVITDLKDDIYYATVFLAAGGADMQLDSRPSDAIALAIRAKAPVYVEDRVFEKSERLQPPAGAPPRI, encoded by the coding sequence ATGAGGGGACACGGGGCGATCGCAACGCTCGGCCTGGTGGTCGTGTGCGGCGTGGCCCTCCTTGCGGCCGGCGGGAAGAGTGAGGCTCCGTCCCCGAAACCCCTCGGGCCCCAGGAAGTGGAGGTCGTCGGGCTCCTGCTGAGCCCGAGCACGCACCAGCCCACCGTGGTGCTCCAGGGCAAGCGCGACCGGCGCACCTTTGCCATGGCCATCGGCGCCGCCGAGGCGACTGGCATCGCCTTCCCGTTGCAGAACCTCACGCCCCCGCGCCCGCTCACCCACGACCTGTTCCTGACGCTCTTCGGCCGCCTGAACGTGTCGGTGAAGAAGGCGGTGATCACCGATCTCAAGGACGACATCTACTACGCGACCGTGTTTCTCGCCGCGGGCGGCGCGGACATGCAGCTGGACTCCCGGCCCTCAGACGCCATCGCGCTGGCCATCCGCGCCAAGGCCCCCGTGTACGTCGAGGACCGCGTGTTCGAGAAGTCCGAGCGCCTCCAGCCGCCGGCAGGCGCCCCGCCGAGGATCTGA
- a CDS encoding MFS transporter encodes MTPALQILLSGPYARAMLTNFLFFLALNGFLLLPLYVKRLGGSEAEVGLVQSMFSVAGILCQPLIGVWVDWLGRRFFMRLGVGLLTLSSAVFIVGVPIPLAAVLRALHGIAFSLFFVANYVHIVDLVPVERRGWALGIFGLSGLVSTAVAPLIGEVVIRHLGFGWSFAISSFVAAVALVLVFRTPNVRPPAMGAGPGAEAFRVGLQELLRLHMALGFFFGLGTGTLFTFLPTFAEHMGVTGLGLFYTGYSGSAIAVRVFGGSLIDTRGRRAVIVPSMFVQTAAVGVLALLGGLLGPIGDVPVLPLLLLAGVMAGGAHGFLYPALSALVVDVTPESRRSSAVGIFSSVCLVGNALGALTFGYVAHGLGYAVMWTGLGLCLVLGLLASLRLPPPGAEGGTERIEAAGKGRSRTSLS; translated from the coding sequence GTGACCCCCGCGCTCCAGATCCTGCTGAGCGGCCCGTACGCGCGGGCCATGCTCACCAACTTCCTGTTCTTCCTCGCGCTCAATGGCTTCCTGCTGCTCCCGCTCTACGTCAAGCGGCTCGGGGGCAGCGAGGCGGAGGTCGGCCTCGTCCAGAGCATGTTCAGCGTGGCCGGCATCCTCTGTCAGCCGCTGATCGGCGTGTGGGTGGACTGGCTGGGCCGCCGCTTCTTCATGCGGCTGGGGGTGGGCCTGCTCACGCTCTCCTCCGCCGTCTTCATCGTCGGCGTTCCCATCCCGCTCGCCGCGGTCCTGCGCGCCCTGCACGGCATCGCCTTCTCGCTCTTCTTCGTCGCCAACTACGTCCATATCGTGGATCTCGTGCCCGTGGAACGGCGTGGCTGGGCGCTGGGCATCTTCGGGCTCTCGGGGCTTGTCTCCACGGCCGTGGCGCCGCTGATCGGGGAGGTCGTGATCCGGCATCTGGGCTTCGGCTGGTCCTTCGCCATCTCGTCGTTCGTGGCCGCGGTGGCGCTGGTCCTCGTGTTCCGCACCCCCAACGTGCGGCCGCCCGCCATGGGGGCGGGGCCCGGCGCCGAGGCGTTTCGCGTGGGGCTGCAGGAGCTTCTCCGCCTCCACATGGCGCTCGGATTCTTCTTCGGGCTGGGGACGGGGACCCTGTTCACCTTCCTCCCGACCTTCGCCGAGCACATGGGGGTCACCGGACTCGGACTCTTCTACACGGGCTACTCGGGCTCGGCCATCGCGGTGCGCGTCTTCGGCGGGAGCCTGATCGACACGCGCGGCCGCCGCGCTGTCATCGTGCCCTCGATGTTCGTCCAGACGGCTGCGGTCGGCGTGCTGGCCCTGCTGGGCGGGCTCCTGGGCCCCATCGGGGACGTCCCCGTCCTCCCGCTCCTCCTCCTCGCCGGGGTGATGGCGGGCGGCGCTCACGGCTTTCTCTACCCCGCGCTGTCCGCCCTCGTGGTGGATGTGACACCCGAGTCGCGGCGCAGCAGCGCGGTCGGGATCTTCAGCTCCGTCTGCCTCGTGGGCAATGCGCTCGGCGCCCTGACGTTTGGCTACGTCGCCCACGGCCTCGGCTACGCCGTCATGTGGACAGGGCTCGGCCTCTGCCTCGTGCTGGGGCTGCTCGCGAGCCTGCGGCTCCCGCCTCCGGGGGCCGAGGGGGGCACGGAGCGCATCGAGGCGGCCGGGAAGGGACGGTCGCGGACATCGCTGAGTTGA
- a CDS encoding PHP domain-containing protein, with amino-acid sequence MPGGVDLHSHTTASDGSLTPRALVREAARCGVRILAVTDHDSTEALAEALDEAARCRPLEVVPGIEINCDVDRGEIHILGYCMDYEAPWFQEFCRAQRAARRERIHRMADRLAALGMPIDPAEVFVLVREGSAGRPHVAQVMVQRGYVKSVREAFDHWLGSGRPGHVPRARLTPEDAVRLLRRAGGVPVLAHPGIGNADDLIPVLVEAGLMGIECYYNEHSAAQTAGYLQRCRDLGLVATGGSDFHGPPVRTAKLGTPRVPLAAWEALKAKAAEARASRPS; translated from the coding sequence ATGCCGGGCGGGGTGGACCTGCACTCCCACACGACGGCCTCGGACGGGAGCCTGACACCACGTGCGCTGGTGCGGGAGGCGGCGCGCTGCGGCGTCCGGATCCTCGCGGTCACGGATCACGACTCCACCGAGGCGCTCGCCGAGGCCCTGGACGAGGCCGCCCGCTGCCGCCCCCTCGAGGTGGTGCCGGGCATCGAGATCAACTGCGACGTGGACCGCGGCGAGATCCACATCCTCGGCTACTGCATGGACTACGAGGCACCATGGTTCCAGGAGTTCTGCCGCGCCCAGCGCGCGGCGCGGCGGGAGCGGATCCACCGCATGGCCGACCGCCTCGCCGCGCTCGGCATGCCCATCGACCCCGCCGAGGTCTTCGTGCTGGTCCGGGAAGGCTCGGCCGGCCGGCCCCATGTGGCGCAGGTGATGGTGCAGCGCGGGTACGTCAAGAGCGTCCGCGAGGCCTTCGACCACTGGCTCGGATCCGGCAGGCCGGGGCACGTCCCACGCGCCAGGCTCACCCCCGAGGATGCCGTGCGGCTGCTGCGCCGGGCGGGCGGCGTCCCCGTGCTGGCCCATCCCGGAATCGGCAACGCGGACGACCTGATCCCCGTGCTCGTGGAGGCCGGACTCATGGGCATCGAGTGCTACTACAACGAGCACTCGGCCGCTCAGACGGCGGGATACCTCCAGCGCTGCCGGGACCTGGGACTCGTGGCGACCGGGGGCTCGGACTTCCACGGTCCCCCGGTACGCACGGCGAAACTCGGGACCCCGCGCGTGCCGCTGGCCGCATGGGAGGCGCTCAAGGCGAAGGCTGCCGAGGCCCGCGCCTCCCGGCCGTCGTGA
- a CDS encoding leucyl aminopeptidase has product MKLSLETRELARVRADMLVVGRHAGEARLGPELRTLDAVLGGLLSRVLAAERFEGKAGQSAHFDSDGRLTAPRVLVVGLGPKRDAGAEAVRRGAAHGARRARDLGAGAAAIFLPVDGMPARLRAQAVAEGAILGTYRFDRYLKEKNGKVLEAVAVAEPDRRQQAAARDGVRLGEIWGEATCAARDLVNEPANVVTPAYLAARAEEIAKAGHLTVRVLERDECAALGMGAFLGVARGSQEPPKFIHLTHAPRGRARKRVALIGKGITFDSGGLDLKTADGMQRMKDDMSGAAAVLAVFQALPRLRLPLEVHGLIAATENMPSGTAQRPGDIVRALNGVSIEIGNTDAEGRLTLADALAYAAREIEPDEMLDVATLTGAVVMALGVGVSGVLGSPDAVARRVLGAADAAGERMWQLPLHEEYKEGLKSDVADLNNVSSQRGAGAIIGGLFLREFTGNIPWAHLDVAGTAFAEKELPLGPKGATGVGVRTLLTYLVRLAGRR; this is encoded by the coding sequence TGGCTCGGGTGCGGGCCGACATGCTGGTGGTGGGGCGCCACGCCGGCGAGGCCCGGCTCGGGCCGGAGCTCCGGACGCTGGACGCGGTGCTGGGCGGTCTCCTCTCGCGCGTGCTGGCCGCGGAGAGGTTCGAGGGGAAGGCGGGCCAGTCCGCCCACTTCGACTCCGACGGCCGGCTGACCGCTCCCCGTGTGCTCGTGGTGGGGCTCGGCCCGAAACGGGATGCCGGCGCCGAGGCGGTGCGCCGCGGCGCCGCCCACGGCGCCCGGCGCGCCCGGGACCTGGGCGCGGGGGCCGCGGCCATCTTCCTGCCCGTCGACGGCATGCCCGCGCGCCTGCGCGCCCAGGCCGTGGCCGAGGGCGCCATTCTCGGGACGTACCGCTTCGACAGGTACCTCAAGGAGAAGAACGGCAAGGTGCTGGAGGCCGTCGCCGTGGCGGAGCCCGATCGGCGCCAGCAGGCCGCCGCCCGGGACGGGGTGCGACTGGGCGAGATCTGGGGGGAGGCGACCTGCGCCGCCCGCGACCTGGTGAACGAGCCGGCCAATGTGGTGACGCCGGCCTACCTTGCGGCCCGCGCCGAGGAGATCGCGAAGGCCGGGCACCTGACGGTCCGCGTGCTCGAGCGTGACGAGTGCGCCGCCCTCGGCATGGGCGCCTTCCTGGGCGTGGCGCGGGGGAGCCAGGAGCCCCCCAAGTTCATCCACCTCACCCATGCGCCGCGCGGGCGCGCCCGCAAGCGCGTCGCCCTCATCGGCAAGGGCATCACCTTCGACTCGGGCGGCCTCGACCTCAAGACAGCCGACGGCATGCAGCGCATGAAGGACGACATGTCGGGGGCCGCCGCGGTGCTGGCCGTTTTCCAGGCACTCCCCCGGCTGCGGCTCCCCCTCGAGGTCCACGGCCTCATCGCGGCCACCGAGAACATGCCCTCGGGCACGGCCCAGCGCCCCGGGGACATCGTGCGCGCCCTGAACGGAGTCAGCATCGAGATCGGCAACACCGACGCCGAGGGGCGCCTCACGCTGGCCGACGCCCTCGCCTACGCCGCGAGGGAGATCGAGCCCGACGAGATGCTCGACGTGGCGACGCTGACGGGCGCCGTCGTGATGGCCCTCGGCGTCGGCGTCTCCGGCGTGCTGGGCAGCCCGGACGCGGTCGCCCGGCGGGTGCTCGGCGCCGCGGATGCGGCCGGGGAGCGGATGTGGCAGCTGCCGCTGCACGAGGAGTACAAGGAGGGTCTCAAGAGCGACGTCGCCGACCTCAACAACGTCTCGAGCCAGCGGGGCGCGGGCGCCATCATCGGGGGGCTCTTCCTGCGGGAGTTCACGGGGAACATCCCCTGGGCGCACCTGGACGTCGCGGGCACGGCCTTCGCGGAGAAGGAGCTGCCGCTGGGACCCAAGGGCGCCACGGGCGTGGGCGTGCGGACGCTGCTCACCTACCTCGTGCGCCTGGCGGGCCGGCGCTGA